Proteins from a single region of Streptomyces griseiscabiei:
- the nadA gene encoding quinolinate synthase NadA — protein sequence MSQTQELDVQPTPLALLLLGREADPRSERGVECPGDLPSPSDPDLVERARAAKEKLGDKVFVLGHHYQRDEVIQFADVTGDSFKLARDAAARPEAEYIVFCGVHFMAESADILTGDEQKVVLPDLAAGCSMADMATAEQVAECWDVLTEAGIAEQVVPVSYMNSSADIKAFTGKHGGTICTSSNAKRALDWAFEQGEKVLFLPDQHLGRNTAVRDMGMSLDDCVLYNPHKPNGGLTVEQLRAAKMILWRGHCSVHGRFSLQSVNDVRERIPGVNVLVHPECKHEVVAAADHVGSTEYIIKALEAAPAGSKWAIGTELNLVRRLANRFAPEGKEIVFLDRTVCFCSTMNRIDLPHLVWTLESLAEGNLVNRIEVDKETEAFAKLALERMLALP from the coding sequence ATGTCCCAGACCCAGGAGCTCGACGTACAGCCGACGCCCCTCGCCCTGCTGCTGCTCGGCCGTGAGGCCGACCCGAGGAGCGAGCGGGGTGTCGAGTGCCCGGGCGACCTCCCCTCCCCGTCCGACCCCGACCTGGTGGAGCGCGCCCGCGCGGCCAAGGAGAAGCTCGGGGACAAGGTCTTCGTGCTCGGCCACCACTACCAGCGCGACGAGGTCATCCAGTTCGCGGACGTCACCGGCGACTCCTTCAAGCTGGCCCGGGACGCGGCGGCGCGGCCCGAGGCGGAGTACATCGTGTTCTGCGGTGTGCACTTCATGGCCGAGTCCGCGGACATCCTCACCGGCGACGAGCAGAAGGTCGTCCTGCCCGACCTGGCCGCCGGCTGCTCGATGGCCGACATGGCGACGGCCGAGCAGGTCGCCGAGTGCTGGGACGTGCTGACCGAGGCCGGCATAGCCGAGCAGGTCGTGCCCGTCTCGTACATGAACTCCTCGGCCGACATCAAGGCCTTCACCGGCAAGCACGGCGGCACGATCTGCACCTCGTCGAACGCGAAGCGGGCCCTGGACTGGGCCTTCGAGCAGGGTGAGAAGGTGCTGTTCCTGCCGGACCAGCACCTCGGGCGCAACACCGCCGTACGGGACATGGGCATGTCGCTCGACGACTGCGTCCTCTACAACCCGCACAAGCCGAACGGCGGCCTGACCGTCGAGCAGCTGCGGGCCGCGAAGATGATCCTGTGGCGGGGCCACTGCTCGGTGCACGGCCGCTTCAGCCTGCAGTCCGTGAACGACGTACGCGAGCGGATCCCGGGCGTCAACGTGCTGGTCCACCCCGAGTGCAAGCACGAGGTCGTGGCGGCGGCGGACCACGTCGGCTCGACCGAGTACATCATCAAGGCGCTGGAGGCGGCGCCCGCCGGTTCCAAGTGGGCCATCGGCACCGAGCTGAACCTGGTGCGGCGGCTGGCGAACCGTTTCGCGCCCGAGGGCAAGGAGATCGTCTTCCTCGACCGCACGGTCTGCTTCTGCTCCACGATGAACCGCATCGACCTGCCCCACCTGGTGTGGACCCTGGAGTCCCTCGCCGAGGGCAACCTGGTCAACCGCATCGAGGTCGACAAGGAGACCGAGGCGTTCGCGAAGCTGGCGCTGGAGCGGATGCTCGCGCTGCCGTAG
- a CDS encoding serine/threonine-protein kinase, which translates to MALHSDDPRSVGGYKVVDRLGNGGMGVVYRARARSGREVAVKVVHAQYAQDPVFRARFRQEIEAVRKVSGAFTAPVVDADPEAVRPWMATQYVPGRSLAQLIRDRGPLRAGALRPLALGLVEALREIHRAGVVHRDLKPANVLIADDGPRVIDFGISRAAENLSLTETGQMIGTPPFMSPEQLTDARTAGPSSDVFSLGTLLVYALTGRGPFDADSPYLTAYRVVHDEPVLDGVDAPLRAILERCLAKDAADRPGLDELAREFAAVLPEPGPDDLPAAAPRTDTEDVATEPRPASTAEPRPAPATDPGPAPRPARRRRVRQLLAVTGTAGALVLGLTAYLLGPGDTDTTDTAAPKPTSTSRWTAPPDGWRPWQTTVFAKGPAGTRQPLAVNDGNTGGAPSCQAHGNAVYCGGDGVLPVRVDSGTGKIVWRADLAPAGHARDRYYASVLGVRDGTVLVRQTVFSGEPVVDPVDLVALDADTGERLWTRRTNSNEIDPALTGDLVLVPEPDGVTVTARSPRTGAERWSLPMPVGHACAFTTAGAGTYAHCRPVTREAKAANPESRVLVVDRADGSARTVKVPLNSVLLGVRQGDLVLVVENTEHTENTDATPGSDPAYETILLLDLETGNRVTTKPGGKGEYGRGRAALAGDVLVFTRSGGQVTAVSPHTGELLWRTRTSLERPGAPGYDAASGTVYLASTTGRVAALDRVKGTLLWETLPRATPTWPFQGAAPWTLPHEGALFVAVPDGTLFSLDPAHPDREPVSG; encoded by the coding sequence GTGGCCCTGCACAGCGACGACCCGAGATCGGTCGGCGGGTACAAAGTGGTCGACCGGCTCGGCAACGGCGGTATGGGCGTCGTCTACCGGGCCAGAGCGCGTTCCGGCCGCGAGGTCGCCGTGAAGGTGGTGCACGCCCAGTACGCGCAGGACCCCGTCTTCCGCGCCCGGTTCCGGCAGGAGATCGAGGCCGTCCGCAAGGTCAGCGGAGCCTTCACCGCCCCGGTCGTGGACGCCGACCCGGAGGCCGTACGCCCCTGGATGGCGACCCAGTACGTGCCCGGCCGCTCCCTCGCCCAGCTGATCCGCGACCGGGGCCCGCTCCGCGCCGGTGCGCTGCGCCCCCTCGCGCTGGGGCTCGTCGAGGCGCTGCGGGAGATCCACCGGGCCGGTGTGGTGCACCGGGACCTGAAGCCGGCCAACGTCCTGATCGCGGACGACGGCCCCCGCGTCATCGACTTCGGCATCTCCCGCGCGGCGGAGAACCTCAGCCTGACCGAGACCGGACAGATGATCGGCACCCCGCCGTTCATGTCCCCGGAACAGCTCACCGACGCCCGCACCGCCGGCCCGTCCTCGGACGTCTTCTCGCTCGGCACCCTGCTGGTGTACGCCCTCACCGGACGGGGCCCCTTCGACGCGGACAGCCCCTATCTGACGGCCTACCGGGTGGTCCACGACGAACCCGTGCTGGACGGCGTGGACGCTCCGCTGCGCGCGATCCTGGAACGCTGTCTGGCCAAGGACGCCGCCGACCGGCCCGGACTCGACGAGCTGGCCCGGGAGTTCGCGGCCGTCCTGCCCGAACCGGGGCCGGACGACCTCCCGGCGGCGGCACCGCGCACGGACACCGAGGACGTCGCGACCGAGCCCCGCCCGGCGTCCACCGCGGAGCCCCGCCCGGCCCCCGCGACGGACCCCGGACCGGCCCCGCGGCCCGCCCGCCGGCGCCGGGTCCGGCAACTGCTCGCCGTCACCGGCACCGCGGGCGCCCTGGTCCTCGGGCTGACCGCCTATCTGCTGGGACCGGGCGACACGGACACCACCGACACGGCGGCACCGAAGCCGACCTCGACCTCCCGCTGGACGGCCCCGCCCGACGGCTGGCGGCCCTGGCAGACGACGGTGTTCGCGAAGGGCCCGGCGGGCACCCGGCAGCCGCTCGCGGTGAACGACGGCAACACCGGCGGCGCGCCCTCCTGCCAGGCGCACGGGAACGCCGTCTACTGCGGGGGCGACGGAGTCCTCCCGGTCCGCGTCGACAGCGGGACCGGAAAAATCGTCTGGCGGGCCGACCTCGCACCGGCCGGCCACGCGCGGGACCGGTACTACGCCTCGGTCCTCGGAGTCCGGGACGGCACCGTCCTCGTGCGGCAGACCGTCTTCAGCGGTGAACCCGTGGTGGACCCGGTCGATCTCGTCGCCCTCGACGCGGACACCGGGGAGCGGCTGTGGACCCGGCGGACGAACAGCAACGAGATCGACCCGGCGCTCACCGGCGACCTCGTCCTCGTGCCCGAACCCGACGGTGTGACGGTCACGGCCCGGTCACCGCGGACGGGCGCCGAGCGCTGGTCCCTGCCGATGCCGGTCGGCCACGCCTGCGCGTTCACCACCGCCGGGGCGGGCACCTACGCGCACTGCCGGCCGGTGACCCGGGAGGCCAAGGCGGCGAACCCGGAGTCCCGGGTCCTGGTCGTGGACCGCGCCGACGGCTCGGCCAGGACCGTGAAGGTGCCGCTGAACAGCGTCCTGCTCGGCGTGCGGCAGGGAGACCTGGTCCTGGTCGTGGAGAACACCGAGCACACCGAGAACACCGACGCCACCCCCGGCAGCGACCCGGCGTACGAGACGATCCTGCTCCTGGACCTGGAGACCGGGAACCGGGTGACGACCAAGCCCGGCGGCAAGGGCGAGTACGGGCGCGGCCGGGCGGCCCTGGCGGGCGACGTGCTGGTGTTCACCCGCTCCGGCGGCCAGGTGACCGCCGTGTCCCCGCACACGGGCGAACTGCTGTGGCGGACCCGGACCAGCCTGGAACGGCCGGGCGCGCCCGGGTACGACGCCGCGTCGGGCACCGTCTACCTGGCCAGCACCACCGGCCGGGTCGCGGCCCTCGACCGGGTCAAGGGCACCCTGCTGTGGGAGACGCTGCCCCGTGCCACGCCGACCTGGCCCTTTCAGGGCGCCGCTCCCTGGACGCTGCCCCACGAGGGAGCGCTGTTCGTGGCCGTCCCCGACGGTACCCTGTTCTCCCTCGACCCCGCCCACCCCGACCGGGAGCCCGTGTCGGGGTGA
- a CDS encoding efflux RND transporter permease subunit, with protein MSWLSRFSLAQRALVGLMSIIALVFGAIAIPQLKQQLLPTIELPMVSVLAPYQGASPDVVEKQVVEPIEDSLEGVDGITGVTSTASEGNALIMASFDYGPGTDQLVADVQQAVNRVRAQLPDDVDPQVIAGSTDDMPTVVLAVSSDEDQQALADRIDRTVVPTVEAVDGVGQVTVDGVRDVQVTVTPDDAKLAKAGLTTMALSQALQAGGVTIPAGSFDEDGANRTVQVGGGYTLLEQIENLRVRGEGARKPVRLADVAAVKEEQARADSITRTNGEPSLAVMVTMDRNGSAVAISDAVEDKLADMRRDLGSGATVTVVSDQGPAVAKSIEGLTTEGALGLVFAVLVILVFLASIRSTLVTAVSIPLSVVLALIVLWTRDLSLNMLTLGALTIAIGRVVDDSIVVLENIKRHLGYGEEREEAILKAVREVAGAVTSSTLTTVAVFLPIGLTGGMVGELFGSFSLTVTAALLASLVVSLTVVPVLSYWFLRAPKGTPEDAEEARRKAEEKEAKSRLQRFYVPVLRFATRRRLTSLAIAAVVLVGTFGMAPLLKTNFFDPGDQEVLSLKQELKPGTSLTATDEQTKKVEKLLAGTEGVKDYQVTIGSSGFMAAFGGGTDSNQASYSVMLDDSADAAGVQDTVEKGLAGLSGIGTTTVAVGDAFGSQDLSVVVKAADAAVLRKAAEQVRDAVSTMDNVTDVTSDLSQSVPRISVKATDKAAAAGFDDQTLGAAVSQAVRGTTSGRAILDDTERDIVIRSAKPAETLKELRDLPLGAVKLDDIADVELVDGPVAMTRIDGQRAATITAKPKGDNTGAVSTDLTAKLDALKLPEGATASIGGVSEDQDEAFASLGLAMLAAIAIVFMLLVATFRSLVQPLILLVSIPFAATGAIGLLILTGTPMGVPAMIGMLMLIGIVVTNAIVLIDLINQYRRQGYGTVEAVIEGGRHRLRPILMTALATIFALLPMALGITGEGGFIAQPLAVVVIGGLITSTLLTLLLVPTLYTMIEIRKERRAKKKALKRAGAAPAPTEQSQEPEPAGV; from the coding sequence ATGTCCTGGCTGTCTCGGTTCAGCCTCGCACAGCGGGCCCTCGTCGGTCTGATGTCGATCATCGCGCTCGTCTTCGGGGCGATCGCGATACCCCAGCTCAAGCAGCAGCTGCTGCCCACCATCGAACTGCCCATGGTGTCCGTGCTCGCGCCCTACCAGGGCGCGTCCCCGGACGTGGTCGAGAAGCAGGTCGTCGAACCCATCGAGGACAGCCTCGAAGGCGTCGACGGCATCACGGGCGTCACCTCGACCGCCAGTGAGGGCAACGCCCTGATCATGGCGTCCTTCGACTACGGACCCGGCACCGACCAGCTCGTCGCCGACGTCCAGCAGGCCGTCAACCGGGTCCGGGCGCAGCTCCCGGACGACGTCGACCCGCAGGTCATCGCGGGCTCCACGGACGACATGCCGACCGTCGTCCTCGCCGTCTCCTCCGACGAGGACCAGCAGGCCCTCGCGGACCGGATCGACCGGACCGTGGTGCCGACCGTCGAGGCCGTCGACGGCGTCGGCCAGGTCACCGTCGACGGCGTACGGGACGTCCAGGTCACCGTCACCCCCGACGACGCGAAGCTCGCCAAGGCGGGCCTGACCACGATGGCCCTCTCCCAGGCCCTCCAGGCGGGCGGCGTCACCATCCCCGCGGGCTCCTTCGACGAGGACGGCGCCAACCGCACCGTCCAGGTCGGCGGCGGCTACACCTTGCTGGAGCAGATCGAGAACCTGAGGGTGCGCGGCGAGGGCGCCAGGAAGCCCGTACGCCTCGCCGATGTCGCCGCCGTCAAGGAGGAGCAGGCCAGGGCCGACTCCATCACCCGCACGAACGGCGAGCCGAGCCTCGCGGTCATGGTCACCATGGACCGGAACGGCAGCGCGGTCGCCATCTCCGACGCCGTCGAGGACAAGCTGGCGGACATGCGCCGCGACCTGGGCTCCGGCGCCACCGTCACCGTGGTCAGCGACCAGGGCCCGGCGGTCGCCAAGTCCATCGAGGGCCTGACCACCGAGGGCGCCCTCGGTCTGGTCTTCGCGGTCCTGGTCATCCTGGTCTTCCTGGCGTCGATCCGCTCGACCCTCGTCACCGCGGTCTCCATCCCGCTGTCGGTGGTCCTGGCGCTGATCGTGCTGTGGACCCGCGACCTCTCCCTCAACATGCTGACCCTCGGCGCGCTCACCATCGCCATCGGCCGGGTCGTCGACGACTCGATCGTGGTGCTGGAGAACATCAAGCGCCACCTCGGCTACGGCGAGGAGCGCGAGGAGGCCATCCTCAAGGCGGTCCGCGAGGTCGCCGGCGCGGTCACCTCCTCCACCCTGACGACGGTCGCCGTCTTCCTCCCGATCGGCCTCACCGGCGGCATGGTCGGCGAGCTGTTCGGCAGCTTCTCGCTCACCGTGACGGCGGCCCTGCTCGCCTCCCTCGTGGTCTCCCTGACCGTGGTCCCGGTGCTGTCGTACTGGTTCCTGCGCGCCCCCAAGGGCACGCCCGAGGACGCCGAGGAAGCCCGCCGCAAGGCCGAGGAGAAGGAGGCGAAGAGCCGTCTCCAGCGCTTCTACGTCCCCGTCCTGCGCTTCGCCACCCGCCGCCGGCTGACCAGCCTGGCCATCGCGGCCGTCGTCCTGGTCGGCACGTTCGGCATGGCCCCGCTGCTGAAGACGAACTTCTTCGACCCGGGCGACCAGGAAGTCCTCAGCCTCAAGCAGGAGTTGAAGCCCGGCACCAGCCTCACGGCGACCGACGAGCAGACGAAGAAGGTCGAGAAGCTGCTCGCCGGCACCGAGGGCGTCAAGGACTACCAGGTCACCATCGGCTCCTCCGGCTTCATGGCCGCGTTCGGCGGTGGCACCGACTCCAACCAGGCCTCGTACAGCGTCATGCTGGACGACTCGGCCGACGCCGCCGGTGTCCAGGACACCGTCGAGAAGGGCCTCGCCGGGCTCTCCGGCATCGGGACGACGACCGTCGCGGTCGGCGACGCCTTCGGCAGCCAGGACCTCAGCGTGGTCGTGAAGGCCGCCGACGCCGCCGTGCTGCGCAAGGCCGCGGAGCAGGTCCGGGACGCGGTCTCCACGATGGACAACGTCACCGACGTCACCAGCGACCTGTCCCAGAGCGTGCCCCGGATCTCGGTGAAGGCCACCGACAAGGCCGCCGCGGCCGGCTTCGACGACCAGACCCTCGGCGCGGCCGTCTCCCAGGCCGTACGCGGTACGACGAGCGGCCGGGCGATCCTCGACGACACCGAGCGGGACATCGTCATCAGGTCGGCGAAGCCCGCCGAGACCCTGAAGGAGCTGCGGGACCTGCCGCTGGGCGCGGTGAAGCTGGATGACATCGCGGACGTCGAGCTGGTGGACGGCCCGGTCGCCATGACCCGGATCGACGGCCAGCGGGCCGCGACGATCACGGCGAAGCCCAAGGGCGACAACACCGGCGCGGTCAGCACCGACCTCACCGCCAAGCTGGACGCCCTCAAGCTGCCCGAGGGCGCCACCGCGTCCATCGGCGGTGTCTCCGAGGACCAGGACGAGGCCTTCGCCTCCCTCGGCCTCGCGATGCTCGCGGCGATCGCGATCGTCTTCATGCTGCTGGTCGCGACCTTCCGGTCCCTGGTCCAGCCGCTGATCCTGCTGGTCTCCATCCCGTTCGCGGCCACCGGCGCGATCGGCCTGCTGATCCTCACCGGTACGCCGATGGGTGTCCCCGCGATGATCGGCATGCTGATGCTGATCGGCATCGTGGTGACCAACGCGATCGTGCTGATCGACCTGATCAACCAGTACCGCCGCCAGGGCTACGGCACCGTCGAGGCGGTCATCGAGGGCGGTCGCCACCGGCTGCGCCCGATCCTGATGACGGCACTGGCGACGATCTTCGCGCTGCTGCCCATGGCCCTCGGCATCACCGGCGAGGGCGGCTTCATCGCCCAGCCGCTGGCCGTGGTCGTCATCGGCGGTCTGATCACGTCGACGCTGCTGACCCTGCTGCTGGTCCCGACCCTCTACACGATGATCGAGATCCGCAAGGAGCGCCGGGCGAAGAAGAAGGCCCTGAAGCGGGCCGGCGCGGCACCCGCCCCCACCGAGCAGTCGCAGGAGCCGGAGCCCGCCGGGGTCTGA
- a CDS encoding response regulator — protein sequence MTIRVLLADDQALLRSAFRVLVDSEPDMEVVGEASDGAEAVRLAKEERADVVLMDIRMPGTDGLAATRMISADPALAQVRVVILTTFEVDDYVVRSLRAGASGFLGKGAEPDELLNAIRVAAGGEALLSPTATKGLIARFLAQPDDSADGEGGATARSERLATLTGREREVLVQVAAGHSNDEIAERLEVSPLTVKTHVNRAMAKLGARDRAQLVVVAYESGLVRPRVD from the coding sequence ATGACGATCCGTGTCCTGCTCGCCGACGACCAGGCGCTGTTGCGCAGCGCCTTCCGGGTGCTCGTCGACTCGGAGCCCGACATGGAGGTCGTGGGGGAGGCGTCGGACGGGGCGGAGGCCGTGCGGCTCGCCAAGGAGGAGCGGGCGGACGTCGTGCTGATGGACATCCGGATGCCCGGCACCGACGGACTGGCCGCCACCCGCATGATCAGCGCAGACCCGGCGCTGGCCCAGGTCCGCGTCGTCATCCTCACCACCTTCGAGGTCGACGACTACGTCGTGCGGTCGCTGCGCGCCGGCGCCTCCGGCTTCCTCGGCAAGGGCGCCGAGCCGGACGAACTGCTGAACGCGATCCGGGTGGCCGCCGGCGGCGAGGCGCTGCTGTCGCCCACCGCCACCAAGGGCCTCATCGCCCGCTTCCTCGCCCAGCCGGACGACTCGGCCGACGGCGAGGGCGGAGCCACCGCCCGCTCGGAGCGGCTCGCCACACTGACCGGCCGCGAGCGCGAGGTGCTGGTCCAGGTCGCCGCCGGGCACTCCAACGACGAGATCGCCGAGCGGCTGGAGGTCAGCCCGCTGACGGTGAAGACCCACGTCAACCGGGCCATGGCCAAGCTCGGTGCCCGCGACCGGGCCCAGCTGGTGGTCGTCGCGTACGAGTCGGGCCTGGTACGACCGAGGGTGGACTGA